In Acidiphilium acidophilum, one genomic interval encodes:
- a CDS encoding YqaE/Pmp3 family membrane protein yields the protein MRLILAILLPWVQFFTIGRPFAGLICLVLQITLIGWIPAAIWSVYALSQYKTDEKIRNASRW from the coding sequence ATGCGCCTGATCCTCGCGATCCTGCTCCCCTGGGTCCAGTTCTTCACCATCGGCAGACCGTTCGCCGGACTTATCTGCCTCGTCCTGCAGATCACCCTGATCGGCTGGATTCCCGCCGCTATCTGGTCGGTTTACGCACTCAGCCAGTACAAGACCGATGAGAAAATCAGGAACGCCTCACGCTGGTAA